From the genome of Candidatus Methylopumilus rimovensis, one region includes:
- the rpmG gene encoding 50S ribosomal protein L33 — protein MREKIKLESSAGTGHFYTTTKNKRTMPDKMEIKKFDPVVRKHVVYKEAKIK, from the coding sequence ATGCGTGAAAAAATCAAATTAGAATCAAGTGCGGGTACTGGGCATTTCTACACAACAACAAAAAACAAAAGAACGATGCCTGACAAAATGGAAATCAAAAAATTTGATCCCGTTGTCAGAAAACATGTCGTTTATAAAGAAGCTAAAATTAAATAA
- a CDS encoding DNA-directed RNA polymerase subunit alpha — translation MQNSPTEYLKPRIVNVEVINPVRARVTLEPMERGFGFTLGNALRRVLLSSIPGYAITEVKIDGVVHEYSTLDGVQEDVVDILLNLKGVALKLHNKSETILTLNKTTEGPVTAADFETNHDAEIINPNHLIAHLTKGGKLNLEVKVEMGRGYQPVPARRKSNQEDKTLGFIMVDASFSPINKVSYFVESARVEQRTDLDKLIMDVETNGVIDAEQAIRDAARILMGQLSVFANLESALTEVEVKQAPQVDPVLLRPVDDLELTVRSANCLKAENIYYIGDLIQRSENELLKAPNLGRKSLNEIKDVLASKGLTLGMKLENWPPAGLEKA, via the coding sequence ATGCAAAATAGTCCTACAGAATATTTAAAACCAAGAATTGTAAATGTTGAAGTTATAAACCCAGTAAGAGCTCGCGTTACTCTAGAGCCTATGGAAAGGGGTTTTGGCTTTACTTTAGGTAATGCATTAAGACGTGTTTTATTGTCCTCAATTCCCGGCTATGCAATTACTGAAGTGAAAATTGATGGCGTAGTTCATGAATATTCAACTTTAGACGGTGTGCAAGAAGACGTAGTTGATATTCTCTTGAATTTAAAAGGTGTTGCATTAAAGCTTCATAATAAATCTGAGACAATCCTTACACTAAACAAAACTACCGAAGGCCCTGTAACGGCTGCTGATTTTGAAACAAATCATGATGCTGAAATTATTAATCCAAATCATTTAATTGCGCATCTTACAAAAGGCGGAAAATTAAATCTAGAAGTTAAGGTTGAAATGGGTAGAGGTTATCAACCTGTTCCAGCAAGAAGAAAATCAAATCAAGAAGATAAAACCTTAGGTTTTATCATGGTAGATGCTTCTTTCAGCCCAATCAATAAAGTAAGTTATTTTGTTGAAAGCGCTCGCGTAGAACAAAGAACAGACTTAGACAAATTAATCATGGACGTTGAAACTAATGGTGTTATTGATGCTGAACAAGCGATTAGAGACGCTGCTAGAATTTTAATGGGACAACTTTCTGTATTTGCAAACTTAGAAAGTGCTTTAACTGAAGTTGAAGTAAAGCAAGCGCCTCAAGTTGATCCCGTCTTATTAAGACCCGTTGACGATCTAGAGCTCACTGTAAGATCTGCAAACTGTTTAAAAGCAGAAAATATTTATTACATTGGTGATCTAATTCAACGAAGTGAAAATGAGCTTTTAAAAGCTCCAAATCTTGGAAGAAAATCACTTAATGAGATTAAGGATGTTCTTGCTTCTAAAGGTTTAACTTTGGGTATGAAGCTAGAAAATTGGCCTCCAGCAGGTTTAGAAAAAGCGTAA
- the rpmJ gene encoding 50S ribosomal protein L36: MRVRASVKTLCRNCKVVRRRGVVRVICSDPRHKQRQG; the protein is encoded by the coding sequence ATGAGAGTTCGTGCATCCGTAAAAACATTATGCCGAAACTGTAAAGTTGTCAGACGAAGAGGTGTTGTGAGAGTAATTTGCTCAGATCCTCGACATAAGCAACGACAAGGATAA
- the infA gene encoding translation initiation factor IF-1, whose translation MAKEDTIEMQGEIIENLPNATFRVKLENDHVVLGYISGKMRMNYIRILPGDKVTVEMTPYDLTRARITFRVK comes from the coding sequence ATGGCCAAAGAAGACACAATTGAGATGCAAGGGGAGATTATAGAAAATCTTCCAAATGCAACTTTTAGAGTTAAGTTAGAAAATGACCATGTTGTATTAGGTTATATTTCAGGAAAAATGCGTATGAATTATATTCGTATTCTTCCGGGAGATAAGGTGACTGTTGAAATGACGCCTTATGATTTAACCAGAGCAAGAATTACGTTCAGGGTTAAATAA
- the rplQ gene encoding 50S ribosomal protein L17, which translates to MRHANGHRKLNRTSSHRQAMLRNMATSLLKNEIIKTTLPKAKELRKVAEPLITLAKNATLSNRRLAFSRLRDRDIVTKLFAELGPRYNTRKGGYLRILKCGFRDGDNAPMAFVELVDRPIVEVAAPAPKEETVAE; encoded by the coding sequence ATGCGTCACGCAAATGGTCATAGAAAACTAAACAGAACGAGCAGTCATCGACAAGCAATGTTGAGAAATATGGCTACCTCCTTGTTAAAAAATGAGATTATTAAAACTACATTACCTAAAGCTAAAGAGCTTAGGAAGGTGGCTGAACCTCTTATTACATTAGCAAAAAATGCAACTTTATCTAATAGACGTTTAGCTTTTAGTCGCTTAAGAGATAGAGATATTGTGACTAAATTATTTGCTGAATTAGGCCCGCGATATAACACAAGAAAAGGTGGCTATTTAAGAATATTAAAGTGTGGCTTTCGAGACGGAGATAATGCGCCTATGGCCTTTGTTGAGCTTGTAGATAGACCTATTGTAGAAGTTGCAGCGCCAGCTCCTAAAGAAGAAACTGTAGCAGAATAA
- the rpmB gene encoding 50S ribosomal protein L28, which produces MARVCQLTGKKPMSGNNVSHANNKTKRRFLPNLQNRKFWVETENRWISMRITNAALRTIDKLGIDAIVKKMRAAGQKI; this is translated from the coding sequence ATGGCTCGCGTATGTCAATTAACCGGCAAAAAACCAATGTCAGGAAACAACGTATCTCACGCCAATAACAAGACCAAAAGACGCTTTTTACCTAATTTACAAAACCGTAAATTCTGGGTTGAAACAGAGAATCGTTGGATTTCAATGAGAATTACTAATGCTGCGCTAAGAACAATCGACAAGCTAGGCATTGATGCTATTGTTAAAAAAATGCGTGCAGCTGGCCAGAAAATTTAA
- the dut gene encoding dUTP diphosphatase, whose amino-acid sequence MSLTIDFKILDKRIEEMLPNYASPGSAGLDLRACTEHVQTINPGETFLIPTGISIFIKDPTYAALILPRSGLGHKHGIVLGNLVGLIDSDYQGQLLVSCWNRSENAFLLNPMERIAQLVIVPVIQAKFSLVDEFPRTERGEGGFGSTGKN is encoded by the coding sequence ATGAGTCTAACTATTGATTTTAAAATTTTGGATAAACGTATCGAGGAAATGTTACCTAATTATGCTTCACCAGGTTCAGCAGGTCTCGATCTTCGAGCATGTACTGAACACGTACAAACTATCAATCCTGGCGAAACATTTCTTATACCCACTGGCATTTCTATCTTTATTAAAGACCCTACTTATGCAGCCCTTATTCTTCCCAGATCGGGTTTAGGCCATAAACACGGGATTGTTTTAGGTAATTTAGTAGGCCTAATTGATTCGGATTATCAAGGTCAATTGCTCGTTTCTTGCTGGAATCGAAGCGAAAACGCTTTCCTGCTCAACCCTATGGAGCGTATAGCCCAGCTTGTCATTGTTCCCGTTATCCAGGCCAAATTTAGCCTGGTAGACGAATTCCCTCGGACTGAACGAGGTGAAGGCGGCTTTGGAAGTACAGGTAAAAACTAA
- the rpsM gene encoding 30S ribosomal protein S13, with protein MARIAGVNVPDHQHAEIALTAIYGIGRNTAKKICVAAGIIATAKLKDLNDADVEKLRDQVAKIKVEGDLRREVTMNIKRLMDLGCYRGVRHRRGLPVRGQRTKTNARTRKGPVKAIKQAK; from the coding sequence ATGGCTCGTATTGCTGGGGTAAATGTACCCGATCATCAACATGCAGAAATTGCTTTAACAGCAATTTATGGCATTGGAAGAAATACCGCAAAGAAAATCTGTGTTGCGGCGGGAATCATTGCGACTGCTAAATTAAAAGATTTGAACGATGCTGATGTAGAAAAGCTTCGTGATCAAGTAGCGAAAATTAAAGTTGAAGGTGACTTGCGAAGAGAAGTCACAATGAACATAAAACGATTAATGGATCTTGGTTGTTATCGAGGTGTAAGACACAGAAGAGGTCTTCCAGTGAGAGGTCAAAGAACTAAAACGAATGCAAGAACAAGAAAAGGCCCTGTTAAAGCAATTAAACAGGCTAAATAA
- the rpsK gene encoding 30S ribosomal protein S11: MATKANVRVKKKVKKNVAEGIAHVHASFNNTIITITDRQGNALSWATSGGAGFKGSRKSTPFAAQVAAEAAGKAAQECGVKNLEVKIKGPGPGRESAVRALNAAGFKITSIQDVTPVPHNGCRPPKKRRI, translated from the coding sequence ATGGCAACAAAAGCTAATGTTCGTGTAAAAAAGAAAGTTAAGAAAAACGTAGCGGAAGGTATTGCTCACGTTCACGCATCTTTCAATAACACAATCATCACAATTACAGACAGACAAGGTAACGCATTATCTTGGGCAACATCTGGCGGCGCTGGATTTAAAGGCTCAAGAAAAAGTACGCCTTTTGCAGCACAGGTAGCAGCTGAAGCAGCAGGTAAAGCAGCTCAAGAGTGTGGTGTAAAAAATCTTGAAGTAAAAATTAAAGGACCAGGTCCTGGAAGAGAATCTGCAGTGCGAGCTCTTAATGCTGCAGGATTTAAAATCACAAGCATTCAAGATGTGACGCCAGTGCCACATAATGGTTGCCGTCCACCTAAGAAAAGAAGAATTTAA
- the rpsD gene encoding 30S ribosomal protein S4, with translation MARNLDPKCRQCRREGEKLFLKGEKCFTDKCAIEKRNFPPGQHGQRRASRLSDYGVQLREKQKLRRIYGILEAQFRSYYAEAERKKGITGENLLQLLECRLDNVAYRMGIGASRTEARQIVRHNSLLVNGQRVNIPSYQVKPGDVLSVAEASKQQLRIKGSIEAAEQRGFPEWIEVDVKGLKGTFKNKPLRDDLPATINESLVVELYSK, from the coding sequence TTGGCAAGAAATCTAGATCCTAAATGTCGTCAATGTAGAAGAGAAGGCGAAAAACTTTTTCTTAAAGGCGAAAAATGTTTTACTGACAAATGCGCTATTGAAAAGCGTAATTTTCCTCCTGGCCAACACGGACAAAGAAGAGCAAGTCGTTTATCAGATTACGGCGTTCAATTAAGAGAAAAACAAAAGCTCAGAAGAATTTATGGAATCCTAGAGGCGCAGTTCAGAAGTTACTATGCTGAAGCGGAGAGAAAAAAAGGTATTACCGGCGAAAATCTTTTACAGCTTTTAGAGTGCAGATTAGATAACGTTGCTTATCGGATGGGCATTGGTGCTTCGCGCACAGAGGCTAGACAAATCGTAAGACATAACAGTCTTTTGGTAAATGGCCAAAGAGTGAATATCCCTTCTTATCAAGTGAAGCCAGGGGACGTGCTCTCAGTTGCAGAAGCATCTAAGCAACAATTAAGAATTAAAGGTTCGATTGAAGCTGCAGAACAAAGAGGCTTTCCAGAATGGATTGAGGTTGACGTAAAAGGCCTTAAAGGTACATTCAAAAATAAACCACTACGTGATGATTTGCCTGCAACAATCAATGAATCACTTGTTGTTGAGCTCTACTCAAAATAA